The following are encoded together in the Apus apus isolate bApuApu2 chromosome 7, bApuApu2.pri.cur, whole genome shotgun sequence genome:
- the TYW3 gene encoding tRNA wybutosine-synthesizing protein 3 homolog isoform X1 translates to MAAFAPRKARRLARPDGSRKGSLDERAAPVVRLLNGRARFCTTSSCSGRLVLAQGRAADADSSRARRKSCSWLLVRHEPCSREDVMTALEKATGDVVFKFEPFVLHVLCQELQDAQLLHSVAVSAGFRNSGITVGRGGKITMAVRSTHCLEVPLSHKGKLMVSEEYIEFLIHVANQKMEENMKRIDRFHKSLELALKTCVSADNSPSEETEKSRPVYVRRRKRKTFQQQGLDTPPREHREELEPEEDVENSLDIFAGIMI, encoded by the exons ATGGCGGCCTTCGCGCCGCGGAAGGCGCGGCGGCTGGCGCGGCCGGACGGCAGCAGGAAGGGCAGCCTGGACGAGCGGGCCGCCCCCGTCGTGCGGCTCCTCAACGGGCGGGCCCGGTTCTgcaccaccagctcctgctcGGGCCGCCTGGTCCTGGCGCAGGGCCGCGCCGCG GACGCAGACAGCTCCCGGGCCCGGAGGAAGAGCTGCTCGTGGCTGCTGGTGAGACAcgagccctgcagcagggaggatgTG ATGACAGCACTAGAGAAAGCCACTGGTGACGTTGTGTTCAAGTTTGAACCATTTGTTCTTCATGTGCTGTGTCAAGAGCTGCAAGACGCACAACTTCTG CACTCGGTGGCTGTCAGTGCTGGGTTCAGGAACTCCGGTATCACAGttggcagaggaggaaaaattacGATG GCTGTCCGGAGCACTCATTGCTTGGAAGTTCCATTGAGCCACAAGGGGAAGTTGATGGTCTCTGAAGAATATATTGAATTTCTGATACATGTAGCTAatcagaaaatggaagaaaacatgaagaggATTGACAG GTTCCACAAAAGCCTTGAGCTGGCTTTGAAAACTTGTGTCAGTGCAGACAACTCACCCTCTGAGGAGACAGAGAAGAGTCGCCCCGTGTACGTCcgcagaagaaagaggaagaccTTCCAGCAGCAAGGCCTGGACACCCCTCCCAGGGAGCacagggaggagctggagcctgAGGAGGATGTGGAAAACAGTCTTGATATTTTTGCTGGCATCATGATATAG
- the CRYZ gene encoding quinone oxidoreductase isoform X2 — protein sequence MAAARSVMRAVRVFEFGGPEVLKLQANVSVPDPKENQKGDRVFTIGTISGGYAEYAVAAADRVFPLSDKLDFRQGAALGIPYFTAYRALLQKGRAKAGESVLVHGASGGVGIATCQIARACGLKVLGTAGTEEGMDVVLRNGAHQVFNHREANYTDKIKEYTGTEGVNIIIEMLSNINLATDLQLLSCAGRVMVVGSRGPIEINPRDTMSKESSITGVSLFLATEEEMHECAAAVLDGIEAGWLKPLVGSEYPLERAAQAHQDIIHSRGAQGKMVLLP from the exons ATGGCAGCCGCCAGGAGCGTGATGAGAGCGGTCAGAGTCTTTGAGTTCGGGGGCCCTGAAGTGCTGAAACTCCAGGCAAACGTCTCCGTTCCTGACCCAAAAGAAAACCAG AAAGGGGACAGGGTTTTTACCATTGGCACCATCTCTGGAGGATATGCAGAGTACGCAGTTGCTGCAGCTGACAGAGTCTTTCCCTTGTCTGATAAACTGGACttcaggcagggagcagcccttGGAATACCCTACTTCACTGCTTATCGTGCTCTTCTCCAAAA AGGGCGTGCCAAGGCAGGGGAGAGTGTGCTGGTGCATGGTGCCAGTGGAGGT gtGGGAATAGCAACGTGTCAAATTGCCAGAGCTTGTGGTTTAAAGGTGTTGGGTACAGCAGGAACTGAGGAAGGCATGGATGTGGTTTTGAGGAATGGTGCTCACCAAGTATTTAATCACAGAGAAGCTAATTACACTGATAAAATCAAG GAATACACAGGGACGGAAGGAGTTAATATAATCATAGAGATGCTCTCTAACATCAATCTTGCTACTGACTTGCAACTGCTGTCCTGTGCAGGAAGGGTGATG GTTGTGGGCTCTAGAGGCCCCATTGAGATAAATCCCAGAGACACCATGAGTAAAGAATCCAGCATAACTGGAGTTAGTCTGTTTCTTGCAACTGAG GAGGAGATGCACGAGTGTGCAGCAGCAGTCCTTGATGGCATAGAAGCTGGCTGGCTGAAGCCTCTGGTAGGCTCTGAGTATCCTCTGGAGAGAGCAGCCCAGGCTCACCAGGACATCATCCACAGCAGAGGAGCCCAGGGGAAGATGGTGCTCCTTCCATAA
- the CRYZ gene encoding quinone oxidoreductase isoform X1: protein MAAARSVMRAVRVFEFGGPEVLKLQANVSVPDPKENQVLIRVHACGVNPVETYVRAGGYARKPALPYTPGSDVAGVIAGVGERVTAFKKGDRVFTIGTISGGYAEYAVAAADRVFPLSDKLDFRQGAALGIPYFTAYRALLQKGRAKAGESVLVHGASGGVGIATCQIARACGLKVLGTAGTEEGMDVVLRNGAHQVFNHREANYTDKIKEYTGTEGVNIIIEMLSNINLATDLQLLSCAGRVMVVGSRGPIEINPRDTMSKESSITGVSLFLATEEEMHECAAAVLDGIEAGWLKPLVGSEYPLERAAQAHQDIIHSRGAQGKMVLLP from the exons ATGGCAGCCGCCAGGAGCGTGATGAGAGCGGTCAGAGTCTTTGAGTTCGGGGGCCCTGAAGTGCTGAAACTCCAGGCAAACGTCTCCGTTCCTGACCCAAAAGAAAACCAG GTGTTGATCAGAGTCCACGCCTGCGGGGTGAACCCCGTGGAGACCTACGTCCGCGCCGGGGGCTACGCCAGGAAACCAGCCTTGCCCTACACCCCTGGCTCGGATGTGGCTGGTGTCATAGCAGGCGTTGGGGAGCGTGTCACTGCTTTCAAG AAAGGGGACAGGGTTTTTACCATTGGCACCATCTCTGGAGGATATGCAGAGTACGCAGTTGCTGCAGCTGACAGAGTCTTTCCCTTGTCTGATAAACTGGACttcaggcagggagcagcccttGGAATACCCTACTTCACTGCTTATCGTGCTCTTCTCCAAAA AGGGCGTGCCAAGGCAGGGGAGAGTGTGCTGGTGCATGGTGCCAGTGGAGGT gtGGGAATAGCAACGTGTCAAATTGCCAGAGCTTGTGGTTTAAAGGTGTTGGGTACAGCAGGAACTGAGGAAGGCATGGATGTGGTTTTGAGGAATGGTGCTCACCAAGTATTTAATCACAGAGAAGCTAATTACACTGATAAAATCAAG GAATACACAGGGACGGAAGGAGTTAATATAATCATAGAGATGCTCTCTAACATCAATCTTGCTACTGACTTGCAACTGCTGTCCTGTGCAGGAAGGGTGATG GTTGTGGGCTCTAGAGGCCCCATTGAGATAAATCCCAGAGACACCATGAGTAAAGAATCCAGCATAACTGGAGTTAGTCTGTTTCTTGCAACTGAG GAGGAGATGCACGAGTGTGCAGCAGCAGTCCTTGATGGCATAGAAGCTGGCTGGCTGAAGCCTCTGGTAGGCTCTGAGTATCCTCTGGAGAGAGCAGCCCAGGCTCACCAGGACATCATCCACAGCAGAGGAGCCCAGGGGAAGATGGTGCTCCTTCCATAA
- the TYW3 gene encoding tRNA wybutosine-synthesizing protein 3 homolog isoform X2: protein MAAFAPRKARRLARPDGSRKGSLDERAAPVVRLLNGRARFCTTSSCSGRLVLAQGRAADADSSRARRKSCSWLLVRHEPCSREDVMTALEKATGDVVFKFEPFVLHVLCQELQDAQLLAVRSTHCLEVPLSHKGKLMVSEEYIEFLIHVANQKMEENMKRIDRFHKSLELALKTCVSADNSPSEETEKSRPVYVRRRKRKTFQQQGLDTPPREHREELEPEEDVENSLDIFAGIMI from the exons ATGGCGGCCTTCGCGCCGCGGAAGGCGCGGCGGCTGGCGCGGCCGGACGGCAGCAGGAAGGGCAGCCTGGACGAGCGGGCCGCCCCCGTCGTGCGGCTCCTCAACGGGCGGGCCCGGTTCTgcaccaccagctcctgctcGGGCCGCCTGGTCCTGGCGCAGGGCCGCGCCGCG GACGCAGACAGCTCCCGGGCCCGGAGGAAGAGCTGCTCGTGGCTGCTGGTGAGACAcgagccctgcagcagggaggatgTG ATGACAGCACTAGAGAAAGCCACTGGTGACGTTGTGTTCAAGTTTGAACCATTTGTTCTTCATGTGCTGTGTCAAGAGCTGCAAGACGCACAACTTCTG GCTGTCCGGAGCACTCATTGCTTGGAAGTTCCATTGAGCCACAAGGGGAAGTTGATGGTCTCTGAAGAATATATTGAATTTCTGATACATGTAGCTAatcagaaaatggaagaaaacatgaagaggATTGACAG GTTCCACAAAAGCCTTGAGCTGGCTTTGAAAACTTGTGTCAGTGCAGACAACTCACCCTCTGAGGAGACAGAGAAGAGTCGCCCCGTGTACGTCcgcagaagaaagaggaagaccTTCCAGCAGCAAGGCCTGGACACCCCTCCCAGGGAGCacagggaggagctggagcctgAGGAGGATGTGGAAAACAGTCTTGATATTTTTGCTGGCATCATGATATAG